Proteins found in one Microcella daejeonensis genomic segment:
- a CDS encoding LGFP repeat-containing protein, protein MITTPHATMRRASCQVRTAVAAAMALVLIVIVCVAQQQAAMPARAADLSQFDPGNIISDEVFFDSRTMTEAEIQSFFESKVSRCSTGRQCLVNWRGDTATREATSRCARYEGAAQESAARVVWKVAQACDINPRVLIVMLQKEQGLVTATAPSDYAWRAAMGYGCPDTAACDSAYYGFYNQVYNAAAQMQRYTQTSSQWRYQPGRNNTIQWHPNAACGSTSVYIHNQATANLYIYTPYQPNRAALNAGYGIGDGCSSYGNRNFYSYFVDWFGPTTYDVPGTIGTLWRSIGASASEVGSPLGPQLVYSPNGGGYAQEFTKGYIYASGSGIAALRKNSAIFARYSQQGSQYGSYGWPRTSESCDAFGCVSAFQGGAIGWTPGGGVQEITGDAWLVYFGQGHATGQLGAPTQAVVASTDGRGSVQRFTGGVVYLGPGGNHHLLSRSGITQAYEAAGGPAGRFGWPVTSEVCAGGACWVEFESGVLGWTPSTGVQQVVDASFGAYRAAGGPAGVLGVPVGPEANYSVAGGGSAQDFRGGYIYRRGSDALALRKNSSIFQRYAATGSQYGPLGWPREAEQCIGSESCTAVFDQGRIVWSPSGGVHAVTGAIEDAFAAAGGPGGLLGAPTSAAFDYAVAGGGAAQDFRAGYIYSSRSGTFALRKNSGIFQRYAAMGSQFSSLGWPASAETCPTGTTCSVDFASGMIGWSAAGGVHVVPEPFAAEYRRVGGLSAVGAPTSAVFSDAARGGGRAQAFQNAYAYASPSGTAVLMTNTPIFQQYARLGSQRGDLGWPASSESCSTTACTVSFQGGQLMLDIVSGVVTRSR, encoded by the coding sequence GTGATCACAACACCGCACGCGACGATGCGTCGAGCATCGTGTCAAGTTCGAACGGCTGTCGCCGCGGCGATGGCGCTGGTACTGATCGTGATCGTGTGCGTCGCACAGCAGCAGGCGGCCATGCCGGCCCGCGCCGCGGATCTCTCGCAGTTCGATCCGGGGAACATCATCAGTGATGAGGTGTTCTTCGACTCCCGCACGATGACCGAGGCCGAAATCCAGTCGTTCTTCGAGTCCAAGGTCTCCCGATGCAGTACCGGTCGTCAATGCCTCGTCAACTGGAGGGGCGACACCGCGACCCGCGAGGCGACGAGCCGATGCGCGCGCTACGAGGGCGCCGCGCAGGAGTCGGCGGCGCGAGTTGTCTGGAAGGTCGCTCAGGCTTGCGACATCAATCCCCGCGTCCTGATCGTGATGCTGCAGAAGGAGCAGGGCCTCGTCACGGCGACGGCGCCGTCCGACTACGCGTGGCGAGCGGCCATGGGGTACGGGTGTCCCGACACCGCTGCGTGCGACTCGGCCTACTACGGCTTCTACAACCAGGTGTACAACGCTGCGGCGCAGATGCAGCGCTACACCCAGACGTCCTCCCAGTGGCGCTACCAACCAGGCCGGAACAACACGATCCAATGGCATCCGAACGCGGCCTGCGGGTCGACCTCGGTTTACATCCACAACCAGGCGACTGCCAATCTCTACATCTACACGCCGTACCAGCCCAATCGGGCGGCGCTGAACGCCGGGTACGGCATCGGCGATGGATGCTCCTCCTACGGCAATCGGAACTTCTACAGCTACTTCGTGGACTGGTTCGGTCCGACGACCTACGACGTCCCTGGAACGATCGGCACCCTGTGGCGTTCGATCGGAGCCTCGGCGAGCGAGGTGGGGAGTCCCCTCGGACCGCAACTGGTGTACAGCCCGAACGGCGGAGGCTACGCCCAGGAATTCACCAAGGGGTACATCTACGCCAGCGGTTCCGGCATCGCCGCGCTCCGGAAGAACAGCGCGATCTTCGCCCGCTACTCCCAGCAGGGATCGCAATACGGCTCCTATGGATGGCCGCGCACGAGCGAGTCGTGCGACGCGTTCGGCTGCGTCTCCGCTTTCCAGGGGGGAGCCATCGGGTGGACTCCTGGAGGGGGTGTTCAGGAGATCACCGGCGACGCGTGGCTCGTGTACTTCGGGCAGGGGCATGCGACAGGGCAACTGGGTGCCCCGACGCAAGCCGTGGTCGCGTCGACGGACGGTCGCGGGTCGGTACAGCGCTTCACGGGCGGCGTGGTCTACCTCGGTCCCGGCGGCAATCACCATCTGCTCTCGAGGAGCGGGATCACTCAGGCCTACGAGGCGGCGGGGGGGCCTGCGGGGCGGTTCGGATGGCCAGTCACCTCCGAGGTATGCGCAGGAGGTGCTTGCTGGGTCGAGTTCGAGTCCGGTGTGCTGGGCTGGACTCCCTCCACAGGGGTGCAGCAGGTGGTCGACGCGTCGTTCGGCGCGTACCGGGCTGCGGGCGGTCCAGCCGGCGTACTCGGCGTTCCCGTCGGACCCGAAGCGAACTACTCGGTCGCTGGTGGCGGATCTGCGCAGGACTTCAGGGGTGGCTACATCTACCGGCGTGGTTCTGACGCACTCGCGCTGAGGAAGAACAGCAGCATATTCCAGCGATACGCCGCTACCGGATCTCAGTACGGCCCTCTGGGCTGGCCGCGGGAGGCGGAGCAGTGCATCGGGTCGGAGTCCTGCACTGCGGTATTCGACCAGGGCCGGATCGTCTGGAGCCCGTCGGGCGGGGTGCACGCGGTGACCGGCGCCATCGAGGATGCGTTCGCCGCCGCCGGTGGACCCGGCGGCCTCCTCGGGGCGCCGACCAGTGCCGCGTTCGACTACGCCGTGGCGGGGGGCGGTGCGGCGCAGGACTTCCGGGCCGGCTACATCTACTCGTCGCGTAGCGGAACATTCGCGCTGCGCAAGAACAGCGGCATATTCCAGCGGTACGCGGCCATGGGCTCCCAATTCAGTTCACTGGGGTGGCCGGCGAGCGCGGAGACATGCCCCACGGGCACCACCTGCTCGGTCGACTTCGCGTCCGGCATGATCGGATGGTCTGCTGCCGGTGGCGTGCATGTGGTGCCCGAACCCTTCGCCGCGGAGTACCGACGCGTCGGAGGGCTCTCCGCCGTAGGGGCCCCGACGAGTGCCGTCTTCTCTGACGCCGCTCGGGGAGGCGGCCGAGCGCAGGCCTTTCAGAACGCATACGCCTACGCGTCGCCGTCGGGCACCGCGGTTCTCATGACGAACACCCCGATCTTCCAGCAGTACGCGCGACTGGGTTCGCAGCGAGGCGATCTGGGATGGCCCGCGTCTTCCGAATCCTGCTCCACGACGGCTTGCACCGTCAGCTTCCAGGGCGGGCAGCTGATGCTCGACATCGTGAGCGGAGTCGTCACGCGGTCGCGATGA
- a CDS encoding NDP-hexose 2,3-dehydratase family protein, with amino-acid sequence MSLRDELLDLIGRSASVDDARRLSRYVDLVLADRNSFHTDDELYAWIDGIRDRSAVVLERKPVTQLRGWHVDAASGEIYHESGEFFRIIGVEIKNAEREVSGWDQPFVFQKEMGVLGIIRTTFDGVDHFLLHAKAEPGNTLLFQISPTLQATYSNLKTAHGGKVPRFSEFFVGEGDRRSTVLYEKWLAEDGGRFFLKSNLNVLVSVEPEDLPEIPDDYRWFTLSQIKRFLLHDNYINPHVRSILCHI; translated from the coding sequence ATGTCACTCCGCGACGAACTCCTCGATCTCATTGGCCGTAGCGCCTCTGTGGATGACGCCCGACGGCTCTCCCGGTACGTCGATCTGGTGCTCGCTGATCGCAACAGCTTCCACACGGATGACGAGCTCTACGCATGGATCGATGGGATCCGCGACCGCAGCGCGGTGGTGCTCGAGCGCAAGCCGGTGACGCAGCTCCGAGGGTGGCACGTCGACGCCGCGTCCGGCGAGATCTACCACGAGTCCGGTGAGTTCTTCCGGATCATCGGGGTGGAGATCAAGAACGCCGAGCGCGAGGTCAGCGGATGGGACCAGCCGTTCGTCTTCCAGAAGGAGATGGGGGTGCTCGGCATCATCCGGACCACTTTCGACGGCGTCGACCATTTCCTGCTGCACGCGAAGGCGGAGCCGGGCAACACGCTCCTCTTCCAGATCTCCCCGACGCTCCAGGCCACCTACTCCAACCTCAAGACCGCGCACGGCGGCAAGGTCCCCCGGTTCTCCGAGTTCTTCGTGGGCGAGGGCGACCGACGGTCGACCGTCTTGTACGAGAAGTGGCTGGCCGAGGACGGGGGTCGCTTCTTCCTCAAGTCGAACCTCAACGTCCTGGTCAGCGTCGAGCCCGAGGATCTGCCCGAGATCCCGGACGACTACCGCTGGTTCACCCTCTCGCAGATCAAGCGATTCCTCCTGCACGACAACTACATCAACCCGCACGTGCGGAGCATCCTATGTCACATTTGA
- a CDS encoding NAD-dependent epimerase/dehydratase family protein, translating to MSVDDAAELIIGRGLLGRAVLERLRPGTPAASVRWGDADQAVDDLVAAANAVIASARGGWQLYWCAGAGVTATSAEALETEVAVFRRFLTELEDLPEQVRHRGTVFLASSVGGAYAGAGSPPYDEHSPTRALSPYGVAKLKMEQALADSSASSGIRSFIARITNLYGPGQDLSKGQGLISTIARTYITNQPASIFVPLDTIRDYVYAADCAAVIVAGVARTRGLGPGSSVVKVIGSSHAVSIGALVGEFGRLMRRPPLIVLGAGNASGQAPDLRVRSAVWPDLDALISTTLPEGISRTHRSLLRSASTGRAFAGG from the coding sequence ATGAGCGTGGATGACGCTGCTGAACTGATCATCGGGCGCGGGCTTCTCGGTCGCGCGGTGCTCGAGCGGCTTCGTCCAGGGACGCCCGCGGCTTCTGTCCGCTGGGGCGACGCGGATCAGGCCGTGGACGATCTCGTGGCCGCCGCGAATGCAGTCATCGCGAGCGCTCGAGGCGGATGGCAACTCTACTGGTGCGCTGGTGCGGGGGTGACCGCGACGTCGGCGGAGGCTCTTGAGACCGAGGTGGCGGTCTTCCGTCGTTTCCTCACGGAGCTGGAGGACCTTCCAGAGCAGGTGAGGCACAGGGGCACGGTATTCCTGGCGTCGTCCGTGGGCGGAGCGTACGCGGGCGCGGGAAGCCCCCCGTACGACGAGCACTCTCCAACCCGAGCGCTCAGTCCGTACGGGGTGGCGAAGCTCAAGATGGAACAGGCGTTAGCCGACTCGTCCGCGTCCTCGGGCATTCGTTCGTTCATTGCCCGGATCACCAATCTCTACGGCCCCGGTCAGGACCTCTCGAAAGGCCAGGGCCTGATTTCGACGATCGCTCGGACTTACATCACGAATCAGCCAGCCAGCATCTTCGTGCCACTCGACACGATTCGTGACTACGTCTACGCGGCGGACTGCGCGGCCGTCATCGTCGCCGGCGTCGCTCGGACGAGAGGTCTCGGTCCGGGGTCTAGCGTGGTGAAGGTCATCGGCTCATCCCACGCGGTCTCGATCGGCGCGCTGGTCGGAGAGTTCGGCCGCCTGATGAGGCGCCCGCCGCTCATCGTGCTCGGCGCAGGTAACGCCAGTGGTCAGGCGCCGGATCTGCGGGTCCGCTCCGCCGTATGGCCCGACCTCGACGCCTTGATCAGCACCACGTTGCCTGAAGGCATTTCGCGAACCCACCGCTCTCTTCTGCGGTCGGCGAGCACAGGCCGTGCCTTCGCCGGGGGCTGA
- a CDS encoding NAD-dependent epimerase/dehydratase family protein, with amino-acid sequence MIKKAVVTGASGYIGRHLVAELARRGVETVAVSRSPISDVPTGVRFMVEDVFAPSEELMAEISTADVLLHFAWRDGFVLQSRAHGDDLSSHHRFLLAAADAGVGRIAVAGTMHEVGYHEGPVTAETPERPASPYGVAKRALRELLALQLPGRSVDLQWLRCFYIVGDDEHSQSVFSKIRAAALRGDPIFPFTSGKNEYDFIDIGVLAVQIVDAVSQGEHTGIIHCCSGVPESLADRVERYISDNGWRIRLEYGAFPDRPFDSPGIWGDATTISLIQNGTVR; translated from the coding sequence ATGATCAAGAAGGCCGTCGTGACCGGGGCGAGCGGATACATCGGGCGGCATCTCGTCGCCGAGCTCGCTCGGCGCGGAGTGGAGACGGTCGCGGTCTCGCGGTCTCCGATATCCGACGTCCCCACCGGGGTTCGTTTCATGGTCGAGGACGTCTTCGCTCCCTCGGAAGAGCTGATGGCCGAGATCTCCACAGCCGACGTCCTGCTGCACTTCGCCTGGAGGGACGGATTCGTCCTGCAATCGCGCGCGCACGGTGACGATCTGTCTTCCCATCATCGATTCCTCCTCGCCGCGGCGGACGCCGGAGTCGGGCGCATCGCGGTCGCCGGGACGATGCACGAGGTCGGGTACCACGAAGGTCCGGTGACCGCAGAGACCCCAGAGAGGCCGGCTTCGCCGTACGGCGTGGCGAAGCGCGCGCTCCGCGAGCTCCTCGCGCTTCAGCTCCCCGGGCGATCTGTCGACCTCCAGTGGCTCCGATGCTTCTATATCGTCGGCGATGACGAGCACAGCCAGTCGGTGTTCTCGAAGATCCGCGCGGCGGCGCTGAGGGGAGACCCGATCTTTCCCTTCACCAGCGGCAAGAACGAGTACGACTTCATCGACATCGGCGTGCTCGCAGTGCAGATCGTCGACGCCGTGTCGCAGGGCGAGCACACCGGCATCATCCACTGCTGCAGCGGCGTGCCGGAGTCTCTCGCCGACCGAGTCGAGCGGTACATCTCGGACAACGGCTGGCGCATCCGGCTGGAGTACGGCGCCTTCCCCGACCGACCCTTCGACTCGCCCGGCATATGGGGCGACGCCACCACCATCTCCCTCATTCAGAACGGCACCGTGCGCTGA
- a CDS encoding glycosyltransferase family 2 protein: MNPRLSVVMPTFNNAPFVEDAVESILTQDHDDFELVIADHSSSDGTWEKLQRFASDPRVRLLTTEAGGGAERNFNRVSAAAVGEYVKMVCGDDLLKPGVLARQSAILDDNPDAVLTACPREIVDARGRTIIASRGLAGLTRAMPGNEAVRVVVRSGSNQFGEPGSVMMRRRELEEDGFWFFTYPYLVDQATYCRILMRGRFVPDLTVGAVFRMNGGQWSVALRGSQAEQVKGFHRWLAEHHPDAVSPIDERIGNRRAALMAIKRQVAYIVLRNRMR; the protein is encoded by the coding sequence ATGAATCCCCGCCTTTCGGTCGTGATGCCGACCTTCAACAACGCTCCCTTCGTCGAGGACGCCGTCGAGTCGATCCTCACGCAGGATCACGACGACTTCGAGCTGGTCATCGCGGATCACAGTTCGAGCGACGGCACATGGGAGAAGCTTCAGCGATTCGCATCGGATCCGCGAGTGCGACTGCTGACGACCGAGGCTGGAGGCGGTGCCGAACGAAACTTCAATCGTGTCTCCGCCGCGGCCGTCGGAGAGTACGTGAAGATGGTCTGCGGAGACGATCTGCTCAAGCCCGGTGTGCTCGCTCGGCAGAGCGCGATCCTCGACGACAATCCTGACGCGGTCTTGACCGCGTGCCCGCGAGAGATTGTGGATGCACGGGGACGGACGATCATTGCATCACGCGGGCTGGCGGGGCTCACGCGGGCGATGCCGGGTAACGAGGCGGTGCGCGTCGTCGTGCGTTCTGGATCCAACCAGTTTGGGGAGCCGGGCTCCGTGATGATGCGGCGTCGCGAGCTCGAGGAGGACGGCTTCTGGTTCTTCACTTACCCGTACCTGGTCGATCAGGCGACCTACTGCAGGATCCTCATGCGTGGCCGATTCGTCCCCGACCTCACGGTTGGCGCGGTGTTCCGCATGAACGGAGGGCAGTGGAGCGTGGCCCTGCGAGGCAGCCAGGCCGAGCAGGTGAAGGGATTCCATCGCTGGCTCGCCGAGCACCATCCGGATGCGGTGTCGCCAATCGATGAGCGAATCGGAAACCGGCGAGCGGCGCTCATGGCAATCAAGCGACAAGTCGCTTACATCGTTCTACGCAACCGGATGCGTTGA
- the rfbB gene encoding dTDP-glucose 4,6-dehydratase produces MSNLLITGGAGFIGANFVRYLIENTDHRVTVLDKLTYAGSRASLAGLPGDRVNLVVGDIVDADVVAPLVENADAVVHFAAESHNDNSLEDPTPFLSTNIIGTFTLLEAVRRAGTRFHHISTDEVYGDLELDDPERFTESTPYNPSSPYSSTKAGSDLLVRAWVRSFGVQATISNCSNNYGPLQHVEKFIPRQITNVIDGVSPRLYGQGRNVRDWIHVDDHSSAVLAILERGRIGETYLIGADGERSNVEVVEAILGLMGRDAGAYDLVTDRAGHDLRYAIDSSKLRDELGWAPSFGDFEKGLESTIAWYRSNEGWWREQKHAAEQKYALTGQ; encoded by the coding sequence ATGAGCAATCTGCTGATCACGGGGGGCGCCGGCTTCATCGGCGCCAATTTCGTCCGTTACCTCATCGAGAACACCGATCATCGCGTGACCGTGCTGGACAAGCTGACGTACGCGGGGAGCCGGGCGTCGCTGGCGGGCCTCCCGGGGGACCGAGTCAACCTGGTGGTCGGCGACATCGTCGACGCCGACGTGGTCGCTCCCCTGGTGGAGAACGCGGATGCCGTCGTCCACTTCGCCGCCGAGTCGCACAACGACAACTCCCTCGAGGACCCGACACCGTTCCTCTCCACCAACATCATCGGCACGTTCACGTTGCTCGAGGCCGTGCGACGAGCGGGCACGCGGTTCCATCACATCTCGACCGACGAGGTCTACGGGGACCTCGAGCTCGATGATCCTGAGCGCTTCACGGAGTCGACGCCGTACAACCCGTCCAGCCCCTACTCCTCGACCAAGGCAGGCTCGGACTTGCTGGTCAGGGCGTGGGTGCGGTCGTTCGGGGTCCAGGCGACCATCAGCAACTGCTCCAACAACTACGGTCCGCTTCAGCACGTCGAGAAGTTCATCCCCCGTCAGATCACCAATGTGATCGACGGCGTCTCCCCGCGGCTCTACGGACAGGGGCGGAACGTGCGGGACTGGATCCACGTCGACGACCACTCGAGCGCTGTCCTTGCGATTCTGGAGAGGGGCCGTATTGGCGAGACCTACCTGATCGGTGCCGACGGGGAACGCAGCAACGTCGAGGTGGTCGAGGCGATCCTGGGCCTCATGGGGAGGGACGCCGGGGCCTACGATCTTGTGACCGATCGTGCGGGGCACGATCTCCGTTACGCCATCGATTCGAGCAAGCTGCGGGACGAGCTCGGGTGGGCCCCGTCCTTCGGAGACTTCGAGAAGGGCCTCGAGTCGACCATCGCGTGGTATCGGTCGAACGAGGGCTGGTGGCGTGAGCAGAAGCACGCCGCCGAGCAGAAGTACGCGCTGACCGGGCAGTGA
- a CDS encoding GtrA family protein yields MSDVEKAGADGGQQPPPSSAGMSGPPGPLLRFVRDERVAFLIVGAANTAIGFLWFTLFLYTVGPFWGYMSALVLSHIAAVLCAFVLYRRFVFRVRGNTLRDLMRFESVYLVALAINAMLLPVLVEFAGVPPLLAQALIVFVTTLVSYFGHRNFSFRRRGGRNP; encoded by the coding sequence ATGAGTGACGTGGAGAAGGCGGGCGCCGACGGTGGGCAGCAGCCTCCTCCTTCGAGCGCCGGGATGAGCGGCCCACCCGGTCCGCTCCTCCGATTCGTTCGCGATGAGCGCGTGGCGTTCCTGATCGTCGGTGCGGCGAACACCGCGATCGGATTCCTGTGGTTCACGCTGTTCCTGTACACGGTCGGCCCCTTCTGGGGGTATATGAGCGCGTTGGTCCTCTCCCACATCGCCGCGGTGCTATGCGCATTCGTGCTCTACCGACGCTTCGTGTTCCGCGTGCGTGGCAACACGCTGCGTGACCTGATGCGGTTCGAGAGCGTCTACCTGGTTGCGCTGGCGATCAACGCGATGCTCCTTCCGGTCCTCGTCGAGTTCGCCGGGGTGCCTCCCTTGCTCGCGCAGGCGCTGATCGTCTTCGTCACAACGCTCGTCAGCTACTTCGGTCATCGGAACTTCTCGTTCCGTCGCCGCGGAGGGAGAAACCCATGA
- a CDS encoding Gfo/Idh/MocA family protein, with amino-acid sequence MSHLRIGVLGAAKIAEKSTLPAIVSAGGVDIVSIASRDLDRARMLTERFGGAPRGRYEDVVDDPSIDAVYVPLPIGLHREWVSRALEAGKHVLSEKSLAGGYGDVRYLVDMARDRGLVLFENFMCETHPQSIEVRDLVAQGGIGELAHLSLSFGFPSFAPDDQRNSRALAGGALNDAGAYCADMAVFYSSQLPTSVFATADFRGADVDQWGTAAITLDGGAVAHLSYGFGLDYRNEARLWGQTGRIEVDRAFSIPADRTPSVTVIRNTGPTALSIAPTDQFATQIQRFVETIKAGSGAEELDRRQTHGLLMEAIRESASRGRSVEMSEFPEWDDLASRIRVRHE; translated from the coding sequence ATGTCACATTTGAGAATCGGAGTCCTCGGGGCTGCCAAGATCGCGGAGAAGAGCACGCTCCCCGCCATCGTCTCGGCTGGTGGTGTCGACATCGTCAGCATCGCGTCGCGCGATCTCGACCGGGCTCGGATGCTGACAGAACGATTCGGCGGCGCGCCCCGCGGGCGGTACGAGGACGTCGTCGACGACCCTTCCATAGACGCGGTGTACGTTCCGCTCCCCATCGGGTTGCACCGCGAATGGGTGAGCCGAGCGCTCGAGGCGGGAAAGCACGTGCTCTCGGAGAAGTCGCTCGCCGGCGGTTACGGCGACGTGCGGTACCTCGTCGACATGGCTCGCGACCGCGGTCTCGTCCTCTTCGAGAACTTCATGTGCGAGACGCATCCGCAGAGCATCGAGGTCAGGGATCTGGTGGCACAGGGTGGCATCGGCGAGCTCGCTCATTTATCGCTCTCCTTCGGATTCCCCTCGTTCGCGCCCGACGACCAGCGCAACAGCCGTGCGCTGGCCGGGGGCGCGCTCAATGATGCCGGGGCCTACTGCGCGGACATGGCGGTCTTCTACAGCTCGCAGCTCCCGACGTCGGTGTTCGCAACCGCTGACTTCAGAGGTGCGGACGTCGATCAATGGGGCACTGCAGCCATCACTCTCGACGGCGGTGCGGTCGCGCACCTCTCGTACGGTTTCGGTCTCGACTACCGCAATGAGGCGCGGTTGTGGGGTCAGACCGGACGGATCGAGGTAGACCGGGCCTTCTCGATCCCCGCGGACCGCACCCCGTCGGTGACGGTGATCCGCAATACCGGCCCCACCGCGCTGAGCATCGCGCCGACCGACCAGTTTGCCACCCAGATCCAGCGGTTCGTCGAGACGATCAAGGCGGGTTCTGGCGCAGAGGAGCTCGACCGACGCCAGACGCACGGACTCCTCATGGAGGCGATCAGAGAATCCGCTTCCCGCGGCCGGTCCGTCGAGATGTCCGAGTTCCCCGAGTGGGACGATCTCGCCAGCCGCATCAGGGTGCGTCATGAGTGA
- a CDS encoding glycosyltransferase, which yields MTLDGIHIGAEPTGGLYVHEISVVIPVYQGEKTLATVLEELEPYTVGFMTPGRRQARVGEVILVHDHGPDRSAETLRTLSDRYPHAKTVWLSRNFGQHAATLAGIASSGGAWIVTLDEDGQHDPSYIAAMLDTALDEQASVVYAKAINPPPHGAIRNTASRASKAILQKVFGGGQARDFNSFRLIIGDVGRSIAAYSGTGVYLDVALTWVANRIVTCPVLLREEGGRRSGYSYAKLFAHFWRMILSTGTKGLRLVTLLGVLFAAGGIVFALFLTVVRLGSGDVPEGWTSQMIVTALGTGAILVSLGIVAEYLGVAVNMAMGKPPYLIVRDLHLGPLGKAHERG from the coding sequence ATGACTCTTGACGGCATCCACATTGGAGCAGAGCCCACTGGAGGCCTCTACGTTCACGAGATCTCGGTGGTCATCCCCGTTTATCAGGGCGAGAAGACGCTGGCCACCGTGCTCGAGGAATTGGAGCCGTACACCGTCGGGTTCATGACGCCGGGTCGCCGCCAGGCCCGTGTCGGCGAGGTGATCCTTGTCCACGATCATGGCCCGGACCGATCCGCCGAAACGTTGAGGACGTTGTCCGACCGCTACCCGCATGCGAAGACGGTGTGGCTCAGTCGCAACTTCGGGCAGCACGCCGCCACCCTCGCGGGAATCGCTTCCTCCGGCGGCGCGTGGATCGTGACGCTCGACGAGGACGGGCAGCACGACCCGTCTTACATAGCAGCGATGCTCGATACGGCGCTCGACGAGCAGGCTTCCGTGGTGTACGCCAAGGCGATCAACCCTCCCCCTCACGGGGCCATCCGAAACACGGCATCGCGTGCCTCCAAGGCGATCCTCCAGAAGGTCTTCGGCGGTGGTCAGGCGAGGGACTTCAACAGTTTCCGGCTCATCATCGGGGACGTCGGCCGGAGCATCGCCGCGTACTCGGGCACAGGTGTGTACCTCGACGTCGCGCTCACATGGGTGGCGAATCGAATCGTCACGTGCCCGGTCCTGCTTCGCGAGGAGGGAGGTCGTCGTTCGGGGTACTCCTACGCGAAACTGTTCGCCCACTTCTGGCGGATGATCCTGTCGACCGGCACGAAGGGGTTGCGCCTCGTCACGCTGTTGGGCGTCCTCTTCGCTGCGGGCGGGATCGTCTTTGCGCTGTTCCTCACCGTGGTGAGACTGGGCTCGGGCGATGTTCCCGAAGGCTGGACGTCGCAGATGATCGTGACGGCCCTCGGCACCGGGGCGATCCTGGTCTCGCTGGGCATCGTTGCGGAGTACTTGGGGGTGGCGGTGAATATGGCCATGGGAAAGCCGCCGTATCTGATCGTCCGAGATCTGCACCTCGGGCCGTTGGGCAAAGCGCATGAGCGTGGATGA